The Vespula pensylvanica isolate Volc-1 chromosome 5, ASM1446617v1, whole genome shotgun sequence genome includes a window with the following:
- the LOC122629599 gene encoding uncharacterized protein LOC122629599 isoform X2: MIRGLDNALIYTSTKEACLAACLNEHRFTCRSLEYNYVTLQCHLSDSDRRTTGQYVQFVDAQGVDYFENLCLKGKEACKSQRIFQIPRIGVADDKVAQYAGLHYYTDKELQVQSESACRLACEIENEFLCRSFLYRGAPQGSAYNCHLFHLDHWTLPDGPSTYLNAERPLIDNGERVGTYFENFCEKGTGPLADPLPVVFETTEDPTVNNLTRNDINCDKTGTCYDVSVDCKDTRIAVQVRTNKPFNGRIYALGRSETCNIDVINSDLFRLDLTMSGQDCNTQSVRDGFQTGIYSNTVVLQHHSVVMTKADKIYKVKCTYDMSSKNITFGMMPIRDPEMISITSAPEAPPPRIRILDSRSREVETVRIGDKLTFRIEIPEDTPYGIFARSCVAMAKDSKSTFQIIDDEGCPVDPSIFPSFTPDGNALQSVYEAFRFTESYGVIFQCNVKYCLGPCEPAVCEWGRESVESWGKRRRRNVMNTTEEKAEDMTLSQEILVLDFGDEKQSDFLKSDASIDFNEADKTVTIVEPCPTKTSVLALGVTCALLVLIYISTIFCYYMKKWLSPRKMMP; encoded by the exons ATGATTCGTGGATTGGATAATGCACTCATTTATACATCAACGAAGGAAGCCTGTCTCGCTGCCTGTTTGAACGAACACAGATTTACCTGTCGATCTCTCGAATACAACTACGTTACTCTTCAATGTCATCTCAGTGACTCCGATCGACGAACCACCGGACAATACGTTCAATTCGTCGATGCTCAGGGGgtcgattatttcgaaaatcttTGCTTGAAGGGAAAAGAAGCTTGCAAGTCTCAAAGGATCTTCCAAATTCCTAGAATCGGAGTCGCCGATGACAAAGTCGCTCAATACGCTGGTCTTCATTATTATACCGATAAAGAGCTTCAAGTTCAAAGCGAATCTGCATGCAGATTGGCCTGCGAAATTGAGAACGAGTTCCTTTGCAGATCGTTCCTTTATCGTGGTGCACCTCAAGGATCGGCCTACAACTGTCATCTATTTCATTTGGATCATTGGACTCTACCCGATGGACCTTCGACCTATCTCAACGCTGAAAGACCACTGATCGATAACGGTGAACGAGTTGGAACCTATTTCGAAAACTTTTGCGAGA AAGGTACCGGACCACTCGCAGATCCGCTTCCGGTCGTCTTCGAAACTACAGAAGATCCTACAGTGAATAATCTGACAAGGAACGATATAAACTGCGATAAAACTGGCACCTGTTACGATG TATCCGTCGATTGTAAGGACACACGTATCGCCGTACAAGTTCGTACAAACAAGCCATTCAATGGTCGTATCTACGCCCTCGGACGTTCTGAAACTTGCAATATCGACGTTATCAATAGCGATCTCTTCAGACTCGACTTAACGATGAGTGGACAGGACTGTAATACACAGAGCGTG CGTGACGGTTTTCAGACTGGCATCTACTCGAACACAGTGGTACTCCAACATCATTCGGTGGTCATGACAAAGGCTGATAAAATCTACAAGGTGAAGTGTACTTACGATATGTCATCGAAGAACATCACTTTCGGGATGATGCCAATCAGAGATCCGGAAATGATTAGCATCACTAGTGCGCCCGAGGCACCACCACCAAGGATACGTATTCTCGACAGCAGATCAAGAGAAGTGGAAACCGTAAGAATCGGAGACAAATTGACGTTTAGGATCGAAATACCTGAAGACA CACCTTACGGAATCTTTGCTCGCAGCTGCGTTGCTATGGCCAAGGACTCTAAGAGCACCTTCCAAATAATCGACGACGAAGG ATGTCCAGTGGATCCCTCCATATTCCCGAGCTTCACGCCAGACGGTAACGCCCTTCAATCGGTCTACGAAGCCTTCAGGTTCACGGAATCTTATGGTGTCATCTTCCAATGTAACGTCAAGTACTGTCTCGGACCATGCGAACCG GCTGTTTGCGAGTGGGGACGTGAATCCGTTGAATCGTGGGGCAAAAGACGTCGAAGGAATGTCATGAATACTACCGAAGAGAAAGCTGAGGATATGACTCTTTCTCAGGAGATCTTAGTCTTGGATTTCGGTGATGAAAAACAATCGGACTTCCTTAAAAGCGATGCCAGCATAGACTTCAATGAAGCAG ACAAAACCGTAACCATCGTAGAACCATGCCCGACAAAGACGTCGGTACTTGCATTGGGAGTCACGTGTGCTCTTCTGGTTCTTATCTACATCTCCACGATCTTTTGCTACTACATGAAGAAATGGTTATCACCGCGGAAGATGATGCCTTGA
- the LOC122629599 gene encoding uncharacterized protein LOC122629599 isoform X1, whose protein sequence is MGSFGIGTAAAATAGLIVMAMLSGGHAALARTAFEKLTDYDYRGTTYYSVRNLSLYECQGWCREEAECQAAAFSFVVNPLAPMQDTLCQLQNETAATNPAAQPQRAVNMYYMTKLQIRSENVCLRPWSFERIPNKMIRGLDNALIYTSTKEACLAACLNEHRFTCRSLEYNYVTLQCHLSDSDRRTTGQYVQFVDAQGVDYFENLCLKGKEACKSQRIFQIPRIGVADDKVAQYAGLHYYTDKELQVQSESACRLACEIENEFLCRSFLYRGAPQGSAYNCHLFHLDHWTLPDGPSTYLNAERPLIDNGERVGTYFENFCEKGTGPLADPLPVVFETTEDPTVNNLTRNDINCDKTGTCYDVSVDCKDTRIAVQVRTNKPFNGRIYALGRSETCNIDVINSDLFRLDLTMSGQDCNTQSVRDGFQTGIYSNTVVLQHHSVVMTKADKIYKVKCTYDMSSKNITFGMMPIRDPEMISITSAPEAPPPRIRILDSRSREVETVRIGDKLTFRIEIPEDTPYGIFARSCVAMAKDSKSTFQIIDDEGCPVDPSIFPSFTPDGNALQSVYEAFRFTESYGVIFQCNVKYCLGPCEPAVCEWGRESVESWGKRRRRNVMNTTEEKAEDMTLSQEILVLDFGDEKQSDFLKSDASIDFNEADKTVTIVEPCPTKTSVLALGVTCALLVLIYISTIFCYYMKKWLSPRKMMP, encoded by the exons ATGGGCTCGTTCGGGATCGGCACAGCCGCAGCTGCAACTGCGGGACTGATAGTCATGGCGATGTTAAGCGGTGGTCACGCTGCATTGG caAGAACAGCGTTCGAGAAATTAACTGATTACGATTACCGAGGAACGACTTATTACAGCGTTAGAAATTTATCGCTTTACGAGTGTCAAGGTTGGTGCCGAGAGGAAGCTGAATGCCAAGCTGCAGCTTTCTCCTTCGTAGTAAATCCTTTAGCACCGATGCAGGACACTCTGTGCCAATTACAAAACGAAACAGCAGCTACCAATCCAGCAGCTCAACCTCAACGTGCTGTGAACATGTATTATATGACGAAATTGCAGATCAGATCAG AAAACGTATGTCTCCGACCATGGTCCTTCGAACGCATCCCAAACAAAATGATTCGTGGATTGGATAATGCACTCATTTATACATCAACGAAGGAAGCCTGTCTCGCTGCCTGTTTGAACGAACACAGATTTACCTGTCGATCTCTCGAATACAACTACGTTACTCTTCAATGTCATCTCAGTGACTCCGATCGACGAACCACCGGACAATACGTTCAATTCGTCGATGCTCAGGGGgtcgattatttcgaaaatcttTGCTTGAAGGGAAAAGAAGCTTGCAAGTCTCAAAGGATCTTCCAAATTCCTAGAATCGGAGTCGCCGATGACAAAGTCGCTCAATACGCTGGTCTTCATTATTATACCGATAAAGAGCTTCAAGTTCAAAGCGAATCTGCATGCAGATTGGCCTGCGAAATTGAGAACGAGTTCCTTTGCAGATCGTTCCTTTATCGTGGTGCACCTCAAGGATCGGCCTACAACTGTCATCTATTTCATTTGGATCATTGGACTCTACCCGATGGACCTTCGACCTATCTCAACGCTGAAAGACCACTGATCGATAACGGTGAACGAGTTGGAACCTATTTCGAAAACTTTTGCGAGA AAGGTACCGGACCACTCGCAGATCCGCTTCCGGTCGTCTTCGAAACTACAGAAGATCCTACAGTGAATAATCTGACAAGGAACGATATAAACTGCGATAAAACTGGCACCTGTTACGATG TATCCGTCGATTGTAAGGACACACGTATCGCCGTACAAGTTCGTACAAACAAGCCATTCAATGGTCGTATCTACGCCCTCGGACGTTCTGAAACTTGCAATATCGACGTTATCAATAGCGATCTCTTCAGACTCGACTTAACGATGAGTGGACAGGACTGTAATACACAGAGCGTG CGTGACGGTTTTCAGACTGGCATCTACTCGAACACAGTGGTACTCCAACATCATTCGGTGGTCATGACAAAGGCTGATAAAATCTACAAGGTGAAGTGTACTTACGATATGTCATCGAAGAACATCACTTTCGGGATGATGCCAATCAGAGATCCGGAAATGATTAGCATCACTAGTGCGCCCGAGGCACCACCACCAAGGATACGTATTCTCGACAGCAGATCAAGAGAAGTGGAAACCGTAAGAATCGGAGACAAATTGACGTTTAGGATCGAAATACCTGAAGACA CACCTTACGGAATCTTTGCTCGCAGCTGCGTTGCTATGGCCAAGGACTCTAAGAGCACCTTCCAAATAATCGACGACGAAGG ATGTCCAGTGGATCCCTCCATATTCCCGAGCTTCACGCCAGACGGTAACGCCCTTCAATCGGTCTACGAAGCCTTCAGGTTCACGGAATCTTATGGTGTCATCTTCCAATGTAACGTCAAGTACTGTCTCGGACCATGCGAACCG GCTGTTTGCGAGTGGGGACGTGAATCCGTTGAATCGTGGGGCAAAAGACGTCGAAGGAATGTCATGAATACTACCGAAGAGAAAGCTGAGGATATGACTCTTTCTCAGGAGATCTTAGTCTTGGATTTCGGTGATGAAAAACAATCGGACTTCCTTAAAAGCGATGCCAGCATAGACTTCAATGAAGCAG ACAAAACCGTAACCATCGTAGAACCATGCCCGACAAAGACGTCGGTACTTGCATTGGGAGTCACGTGTGCTCTTCTGGTTCTTATCTACATCTCCACGATCTTTTGCTACTACATGAAGAAATGGTTATCACCGCGGAAGATGATGCCTTGA